ACTTTTCCTTGCCATTGGGCTTTATTCCTCGGGGCTTGGACAGGTGAACAGTTCTCAAACCAGCAAGGTCCGACCAGTCGCAATGTCATGGGTCAGGGAGGTCAGAGGTATCTACGGTAACCTATGGTAACCAATCAACATGTTTGATCATAATTTCAAATAATCAGCTGGCCCCCAGACTTCAGCAgcctgtcctcaccttgataaaAATGGTGTCATCTTTGATGTAGCTGCCTGTCTCCAGGACACTCTGGGACACAAACAGAGGACAGCCAGAGGCGATGTTCATCTCTGCTTGAGGacgtctgaagctgctgctgttaggATCTGGTTTAAAAGCATCACCCAGGTGTTTCCTGGATGGACCCTGGTCCATCAGCATCAGAGTCACCTGACAGAAACAGAGTTAGTGGAACCTGCATGGACACAAACCAGAATGGCTGATTACACCCTAACCACAGTAACATGCACCTTCTGTTTGAAAGGCCATGGCAGCAAAGCATCGTACTCGCCCCTCATCACCACAAAGAACAGCGACAGGTGTGTCCCTTTGCCCATCCCGTCTCCATTCAGGTAAACCCGGGCGCACATCTTGTATCCAAAGTATCCGGTGTAAAATGGCTGTGAATACAGAGACAGCGTTTTAGCTGCCACCGCTTCCTGTTTCCGTCTCTTGTAATCCCGGATTTTCCAGATCAGAGTCCCATTGTAACTTGCGGTCTCCAACACCTGGAAGCGCAGGTCCATGTCTGCCAGTCGAATCTCGTGGACACTCAGCATGTCATCATGGCGACTGAGCTGTGTTTCCAGGGATGCTGCAGAAAGGAGGACATTCattattgtctgtgtgtgtcccaaCTGCTTCGATACTGATCCCCAAATCTCTACCAGTGGTTAATCGTGCGAAGACCCCTTTTTAACACTCAGCCTGTGTTTTGGTACCTAGAGTGTGTGTGGCGGACCCAGTTCCGCTGCGCCCCCCTTGTTCCAAAGCATTCAGCCTTGTCCGTACGTTCTCCAGTGTTCCCCTTAGGTTCTCCACCTCGTCTCTGAACTGACGAAGAGCACggacctccagctccacctccatcagTTTCTCTGAGTGAGAGCTCATCAGTTTCTACCAGCACGCAGAGATAAGCAAAATCAGATACCCAGTCTCCATCCCTAACAAAGTCCAGACATAAAATGTGTCCTGTCTAACCTAGCTAATACTAGTACCTGCATGGTGGCCAGTTTCTGCTCCATCTGCCGGTTCTTCTCTTTCAGCTCTTCGTTTTGATTTTCCAGTTCGGACAGACGGTTGCTCAGAGCCGGGAGCACTTTATATCTCTCCAGCATCTCACTCTTAACATCCTCGACCTGAAAACCAGGCAAATTAATGTGCTGAACAGTCTAAGCgcattgccatggcaacccagCTTTAGTTCTTATTGTTACCTTTTTCTCCAAAGAGGAGTTCCTACTGGCCATTATTCTCAGGTGTTCAGCTGCAAACGTGGACTCGTGTTGCCTCATGTCCTGGTTCAAACCCTGACATACAAACAAAGAAAGCATTAACATAATGTACCTAAACTGTGTCCTACACATTTTAAGTGAGAGTTAATACCTTGAAGGTGCATCCATAGCGGTGAAACTGA
Above is a window of Betta splendens chromosome 22, fBetSpl5.4, whole genome shotgun sequence DNA encoding:
- the traf3 gene encoding TNF receptor-associated factor 3 isoform X2, whose product is MSAGRSADGREVQIPLQQVAPSLATPLTVAPPIASSSHRPSSSWPLNDPTTSQGFPAGFLPLHGGFRDHFVDTPESKYQCEDCNLVLCQPRQTECGHRFCQSCISSILSRPNPVCPADREPLFKDKIFRDVCCHREIMGLKVYCRSEANGCEEQMSLQQIPDHLNVCPFFEVPCPLGKCKERMMRKEIPDHLSWKCKHRETTCEFCMTKMPLTELQKHKETVCPAFPVSCPNHCSFSSLPRSELSSHQHDCPKAQVSCQFHRYGCTFKGLNQDMRQHESTFAAEHLRIMASRNSSLEKKVEDVKSEMLERYKVLPALSNRLSELENQNEELKEKNRQMEQKLATMQKLMSSHSEKLMEVELEVRALRQFRDEVENLRGTLENVRTRLNALEQGGRSGTGSATHTLASLETQLSRHDDMLSVHEIRLADMDLRFQPFYTGYFGYKMCARVYLNGDGMGKGTHLSLFFVVMRGEYDALLPWPFKQKVTLMLMDQGPSRKHLGDAFKPDPNSSSFRRPQAEMNIASGCPLFVSQSVLETGSYIKDDTIFIKVTVDTSDLPDP
- the traf3 gene encoding TNF receptor-associated factor 3 isoform X1, which gives rise to MSAGRSADGREVQIPLQQVAPSLATPLTVAPPIASSSHRPSSSWPLNDPTTSQGFPAGFLPLHGGFRDHFVDTPESKYQCEDCNLVLCQPRQTECGHRFCQSCISSILSRPNPVCPADREPLFKDKIFRDVCCHREIMGLKVYCRSEANGCEEQMSLQQIPDHLNVCPFFEVPCPLGKCKERMMRKEIPDHLSWKCKHRETTCEFCMTKMPLTELQKHKETVCPAFPVSCPNHCSFSSLPRSELSSHQHDCPKAQVSCQFHRYGCTFKGLNQDMRQHESTFAAEHLRIMASRNSSLEKKVEDVKSEMLERYKVLPALSNRLSELENQNEELKEKNRQMEQKLATMQKLMSSHSEKLMEVELEVRALRQFRDEVENLRGTLENVRTRLNALEQGGRSGTGSATHTLASLETQLSRHDDMLSVHEIRLADMDLRFQVLETASYNGTLIWKIRDYKRRKQEAVAAKTLSLYSQPFYTGYFGYKMCARVYLNGDGMGKGTHLSLFFVVMRGEYDALLPWPFKQKVTLMLMDQGPSRKHLGDAFKPDPNSSSFRRPQAEMNIASGCPLFVSQSVLETGSYIKDDTIFIKVTVDTSDLPDP